Sequence from the Microbacterium sp. 1.5R genome:
ACCTCGCCAGCTGGACGGGGTGGCTCGTCACCGCCGGGGGCTATGCGCGGCAGAGCGATCCGAATCCGCTGATCGCGCTGTGGAACTACCACGAGGCGATCCTGAACTTCCACGTCGGTCTCAGCAAGGGCCACCCGTACGCGAGCCCCGCGTGGGAGTGGCCTCTGCTGCTGCGCCCCACAGCCGTCTGGGTGGGCAGCGACCCCGGGCCCTGCGGCGTCGATCACTGCATCGCGGTGATCTCGACGATCCCCAACCCGCTGATCTGGTACGCCGGTGTCGCCGCGGCTCTCTACCTGCTCTACCGCCTCGTGCGCGGGTGGGCCGAACGTCGCCCCGTCGGTCCAGCCCTCACGTTCCCCCTGGTCGGGCTCGCGGCGACGTACGTGCCCTGGCTGCTGTTCCCTGAGCGGACGATCTTCCAGTTCTACACGGTCGCGATGGCGCCGTTCCTCGTGCTCGCACTCGCGGTCGTTCTCCGTCAGATCGCGGGACGCCGGGAGGATCCGCTGCACCGCCGGCAGTCGGGCGAGCGCACCGTGATCGTCTTCCTCGCCGTCGTGGTGCTGGTCTCCGCGTTCTTCTACCCGGTGTGGACCGGCATGAGCGTGCCCTACCAGTTCTGGCTCCTGCACAACTGGCTGCCCGGCTGGATCTGACCCGACCAGCGGCAGCACGTGCGCGCGGTCAGCCCTCGACCACTCCGTCGCGCTCGCCGGCCACCCCCGGGCGAGAGACACCGCGTGTCAGGCGGGCGACGACCAGCAGCACCGCAGTGAGGCCGATCGTGAGCAGCAGCTGCACACGCGCAGCCTCGTCGATCATGGTGAGCGCGATCACTCCGGCGAGCAGCGCCAGGCACAGCCACGACAGCCAGGGGAAGCCCCACATGCGCATCGGCATCGCCGCACCCTCACGATCGGCACGGCGGCGGAGGATGATCTGCGAGACCGCCGTCGCCGTCCAGATGATGAGCAGCGTCGATCCGACCACGTTGAGCAGCGCCGGCAGCACCACATCGGGGAACGCCCAGTTCAGCCCGACCGTGATGAAGCCGAACGCGACGGAGGCGAGCACGGCCACGACCGGCACGCCCGTCGACGTCGTTCGCGTCGCCGCGAGCGGTGCGAGCCCGCGCTCACCGAGCGAGTAGGCCATTCGCGACGCGCCGTAGATGTTCGCGTTCATCGCCGACAGCAGCGCGATCACGACGATGAGGTCCATCACGAGGCCGACGCCCGGCAGCTGCAGAGTGTCGAGCACTGCGGAGAAGGGACCGTCCTTGACGGCGGGATCGTTCCACGGGAGCACCGACACGATCACGAAGATCGAGCCGACGTAGAAGATCAGGATGCGCACGAGGACCTCGCGCACGATCCGGCGGATGTTGCG
This genomic interval carries:
- a CDS encoding amino acid permease, encoding MTEVPTTTTTTKGLHPGLTRRQISMMGLGGAIGAGLFVGSGQAISIAGPAVLISYLVAGGIVVLIMAMLAEMVAARPSSGAFSSYAQKAMGRSAGSAVGWLYWIQLVVVIAAEATGAAGIIAAWIPGIPAWVWVLVFVVALTAVNLFGVRNYGTFEFWFAAIKVAAIIVFLVVGVCAILGFIPGVPATGIGNLVDNGGFAPNGLTGIAAALLIVVFAFGGTEVVAIAAAESDDPARNIRRIVREVLVRILIFYVGSIFVIVSVLPWNDPAVKDGPFSAVLDTLQLPGVGLVMDLIVVIALLSAMNANIYGASRMAYSLGERGLAPLAATRTTSTGVPVVAVLASVAFGFITVGLNWAFPDVVLPALLNVVGSTLLIIWTATAVSQIILRRRADREGAAMPMRMWGFPWLSWLCLALLAGVIALTMIDEAARVQLLLTIGLTAVLLVVARLTRGVSRPGVAGERDGVVEG